The Calorimonas adulescens genome has a segment encoding these proteins:
- a CDS encoding PTS sugar transporter subunit IIC, whose translation MESILKWVEEKFMPPMAALANQRHLRAIRDGIVGTLPLIIVGSFFLIIASPPVKSWADAVAPYAGQILIPFRLSVGLMALYATYGIGYSLAKSYDIDPVSGGLLSLAAFIMTNIPQNIKDLGWTLPMGNLGGAGLFVAILMAFFAVEVQRFLYQKNIKITMPEGVPESVARSFEALIPAAVIMIVVWVVRVMLGFDIQKFIMTVFSPLVTAGDTLIGVLVPILLITLLWSAGIHGVSVVGTMARPIWMTLLDANTQAAAAGAAILPHIAPEPFFQWFVWIGGSGATLSLVILMLFSKSKYLRNLGRVAILPGICNINEPVIFGAPIMLNPILAIPFIVGPIVTGIISYLAMYFNLVARPYILAPWTLPAPIGAYLTTGGDWRAIVLCLINIIITGIIYYPFFKAYERQMLAEEESDVQEEV comes from the coding sequence ATGGAATCCATTTTAAAATGGGTAGAGGAAAAGTTTATGCCGCCTATGGCTGCCCTGGCAAATCAGAGACACCTGAGGGCAATAAGAGATGGCATAGTCGGTACTCTGCCACTAATAATCGTAGGGAGTTTTTTCCTTATAATAGCATCACCGCCTGTAAAGTCGTGGGCTGATGCTGTGGCACCCTATGCAGGCCAGATACTTATACCGTTCAGGCTCAGTGTAGGACTTATGGCATTATATGCCACCTATGGCATTGGCTATAGCCTGGCAAAATCCTATGATATAGACCCTGTATCCGGAGGTCTATTATCCCTTGCCGCATTTATAATGACAAACATTCCTCAGAACATTAAAGATTTAGGCTGGACTCTTCCTATGGGCAATCTTGGCGGTGCCGGCCTGTTTGTAGCAATCCTCATGGCTTTCTTTGCTGTAGAGGTACAGAGGTTCCTATATCAAAAAAATATAAAGATAACCATGCCGGAGGGTGTGCCTGAATCAGTGGCCAGGTCTTTTGAGGCCTTAATCCCTGCTGCAGTCATTATGATTGTGGTCTGGGTAGTAAGAGTGATGCTTGGCTTTGACATACAAAAGTTTATAATGACAGTCTTCAGTCCCCTTGTAACGGCAGGAGATACACTGATAGGTGTACTTGTGCCAATCTTACTCATCACATTGCTCTGGTCTGCCGGTATCCACGGGGTATCGGTTGTGGGTACCATGGCCAGGCCAATATGGATGACGCTTCTGGATGCCAATACCCAGGCTGCAGCGGCGGGAGCTGCCATACTGCCGCATATAGCCCCAGAGCCTTTTTTCCAGTGGTTCGTATGGATAGGAGGTTCTGGCGCAACCCTTAGTCTTGTGATTTTGATGCTGTTTTCTAAATCAAAGTATCTTAGAAATCTTGGCAGGGTAGCTATACTTCCGGGGATATGTAATATAAATGAACCGGTAATATTTGGTGCACCAATTATGCTAAATCCTATCCTGGCAATACCATTTATAGTAGGGCCCATTGTTACTGGTATAATATCTTATCTTGCCATGTATTTTAACCTGGTGGCAAGGCCATATATACTTGCTCCATGGACCCTTCCTGCGCCGATAGGTGCCTATCTTACTACAGGAGGAGACTGGAGGGCAATAGTCCTTTGCCTGATCAATATTATAATTACGGGTATAATATATTATCCATTTTTTAAGGCCTATGAGAGGCAGATGCTCGCAGAGGAAGAAAGCGACGTACAAGAAGAAGTATAA
- a CDS encoding dihydroorotase: MRILIKNGYAVDDEKELKTDILIENGVIAEVGNIDAGAEKVIDAEGMIVMPAFAEIHAHQGDTPDKLSLSALSGGYTKVALLPDSNPPIDSEMGIRYIRDKYRCLPIKVCPIGSISKGLKGEELSEMGRMKSSGAVAFSDVSGIKDLMFVDRALRYSRDMRTALMFKPDDCGGLMNEGYYSTVYGLAGIPPEMEEILLVNLSILSKRHGVHAHIMDISTKGAVEALRQARDNGIKLTSDVTPYHLILDESELASYDTNLKINPPLRNREDIRALKDAVRGGLIDAISSDHTPRPKEAKCVEFSKADFGISGIETVFSLVVTYLLGDGTIGFKDMARLMSTRPLQVIGLNPVRIEKGNQADLVIADPEREYVLESMHSEDNNPFVGKRLRGMVMYTISSGEVAWERGMSNDNAETSRKYR, encoded by the coding sequence ATGCGTATCCTTATAAAAAACGGCTATGCTGTAGATGATGAGAAGGAACTAAAGACTGATATTCTGATAGAAAATGGTGTCATAGCTGAGGTGGGCAATATAGATGCAGGGGCAGAGAAGGTTATAGATGCGGAGGGAATGATTGTTATGCCTGCCTTTGCAGAAATCCACGCCCACCAGGGGGATACCCCGGATAAACTCTCTCTATCAGCACTATCAGGTGGGTACACCAAGGTAGCACTTTTGCCAGACTCAAATCCACCCATAGACAGTGAGATGGGCATAAGATACATCAGAGATAAGTACAGGTGTCTTCCAATAAAGGTATGTCCTATCGGCAGTATATCAAAGGGCCTTAAAGGTGAAGAGCTTTCGGAGATGGGAAGGATGAAGTCATCAGGTGCAGTAGCCTTTTCTGATGTTAGTGGGATAAAGGACCTGATGTTTGTGGATAGGGCACTGAGATACTCAAGGGATATGAGGACTGCACTCATGTTCAAGCCAGACGACTGTGGTGGCCTGATGAATGAAGGATACTATTCCACCGTGTATGGTCTTGCGGGTATACCGCCAGAGATGGAAGAAATACTTTTAGTAAACCTTTCTATACTGTCAAAAAGGCATGGTGTTCATGCCCATATAATGGACATAAGTACAAAAGGGGCTGTGGAGGCTTTGCGGCAGGCAAGGGATAATGGTATAAAGCTCACCTCCGATGTGACGCCATATCATCTAATACTGGATGAAAGCGAACTTGCTTCATATGACACAAACCTGAAGATAAATCCTCCATTGAGGAACAGGGAGGATATCAGGGCATTGAAGGATGCAGTCAGGGGAGGGCTTATTGATGCTATATCATCAGACCATACACCGAGGCCAAAGGAGGCAAAATGCGTGGAATTCTCAAAGGCGGACTTTGGCATATCAGGGATTGAGACTGTATTTTCTCTGGTGGTTACGTACCTCTTAGGTGATGGGACTATAGGGTTTAAGGATATGGCAAGGCTTATGTCAACAAGGCCATTACAGGTCATCGGACTTAATCCTGTAAGGATAGAGAAGGGAAATCAGGCCGATTTAGTGATAGCCGACCCGGAGAGAGAATATGTTCTGGAAAGTATGCACTCTGAGGATAACAACCCATTTGTCGGGAAAAGGCTAAGAGGCATGGTGATGTATACTATATCCTCCGGAGAGGTAGCATGGGAAAGGGGGATGTCAAATGATAATGCAGAAACTTCAAGAAAGTATAGGTAA
- a CDS encoding 6-phospho-beta-glucosidase: protein MSDGLKIATIGGGSSYTPELIEGFINRISTLPVSDIYLVDIEEGKEKLEIVAGLAERMVKRAGVNIKIHPTLNRREAIEGADFVTTQFRVGLLDARARDERIPLKYGCIGQETTGAGGFAKALRTIPVILDICRDIEELSPDAWLINFTNPSGIITETVLKHTKVKCIGLCNVPITMRYGIADVLGVEADRIYIEYVGLNHLVWGRRVYLDGKDITEMLIEGIANRDLSEFPYEKEFLKSLKMIPCPYHRYYYNTDEMLKEELEAAEGEGTRAEVVKKIEKDLFEKYKDTNLDVKPEELSKRGGAHYSEAACMLIESIYTDKKDIQPVNTLNNGAISDLPDNVVIETNCVIDSQGAHPINIGHIPQEIRGLIQVVKAYEELTIEAGVYGDYDRALQALAIHPLVKSAKKARMILEDILKENRDYLPQFVERLS from the coding sequence GTGAGTGATGGTCTTAAAATAGCTACTATAGGTGGTGGGTCAAGCTATACCCCAGAGCTCATAGAGGGTTTTATAAACAGGATATCAACCCTGCCTGTAAGTGACATATACCTTGTTGATATAGAAGAAGGAAAGGAAAAGCTGGAGATAGTAGCCGGCCTGGCCGAAAGGATGGTAAAAAGAGCCGGAGTGAATATAAAAATACACCCAACTTTAAACAGAAGAGAAGCTATAGAGGGTGCGGACTTTGTCACGACCCAGTTCAGGGTGGGCCTGTTAGATGCCAGGGCGAGGGATGAAAGGATACCTTTAAAATATGGATGTATAGGACAGGAGACCACAGGGGCAGGGGGATTTGCAAAAGCCCTGAGGACTATCCCCGTTATACTGGATATATGCAGGGATATTGAAGAGCTCTCACCCGATGCCTGGCTTATTAACTTTACAAACCCCTCGGGTATAATCACAGAGACTGTACTAAAGCACACAAAGGTAAAATGCATAGGTCTTTGCAATGTCCCCATAACCATGAGGTACGGTATAGCTGATGTACTGGGAGTGGAAGCAGATAGGATATATATAGAGTACGTTGGGCTTAACCACCTTGTATGGGGGAGAAGGGTGTACTTAGATGGTAAGGATATAACAGAAATGCTTATAGAAGGGATTGCGAATAGAGACCTTTCAGAGTTTCCGTATGAAAAAGAGTTCTTAAAATCTCTGAAGATGATACCGTGTCCGTATCACAGGTATTACTACAATACCGATGAGATGCTCAAAGAGGAGTTAGAAGCAGCAGAAGGAGAAGGCACGAGGGCAGAGGTAGTAAAGAAGATAGAAAAAGATCTCTTTGAAAAATACAAAGACACAAACCTTGACGTAAAACCTGAGGAGCTATCAAAGAGAGGTGGGGCTCACTATTCCGAAGCCGCCTGCATGTTGATTGAATCCATATATACGGATAAGAAGGACATACAGCCTGTGAACACATTGAACAATGGTGCAATATCTGACCTTCCGGACAATGTGGTAATAGAGACAAACTGTGTGATAGACTCACAGGGTGCGCATCCCATAAACATAGGCCATATCCCGCAGGAGATAAGGGGACTGATACAAGTGGTGAAGGCCTATGAGGAGTTAACTATAGAGGCAGGTGTATATGGAGACTACGACAGGGCGCTTCAGGCCCTTGCCATACACCCCCTGGTAAAGTCGGCTAAAAAGGCCAGGATGATACTGGAGGACATACTAAAAGAAAATAGGGATTATCTACCACAATTTGTAGAGAGGCTCTCATAA
- a CDS encoding type II toxin-antitoxin system HicB family antitoxin, whose protein sequence is MKYVYPVIFTPEDNGYSVKVPDLPGCFTYGDSLADAIDMARDAISMWLCDAEDKSEPIPPASDIKDVVHDANSFVNLIDVDTDFYRKENDNRAVKKTLTIPSWLNAKAEKANINFSQVLQTALKDHLGIKDRS, encoded by the coding sequence ATGAAGTATGTTTATCCAGTAATTTTCACACCCGAAGATAACGGTTATAGCGTAAAGGTCCCAGACTTACCAGGTTGCTTCACTTATGGTGATAGCTTAGCAGACGCTATAGATATGGCACGTGATGCTATATCTATGTGGCTCTGCGATGCCGAAGATAAATCAGAACCAATTCCGCCAGCAAGTGATATAAAAGATGTTGTGCATGATGCCAACAGCTTTGTTAATCTAATTGACGTAGATACTGATTTCTACCGCAAAGAAAATGACAATCGAGCCGTTAAAAAAACCCTTACCATACCAAGTTGGTTAAATGCAAAAGCCGAAAAAGCAAATATAAACTTCTCTCAGGTACTTCAAACCGCTCTAAAAGATCATCTGGGCATTAAGGATAGATCATAA
- a CDS encoding PTS sugar transporter subunit IIB: MNILLVCSGGMSTSLLVNKMAKEGQKRGINGLKVEADSVDNLDKIIDKYDVVLLGPQVQYKEKWVKEVAARHGRPYAVIPPQVYGLVDGAKALDLALNTAKKE, from the coding sequence ATGAATATTCTGCTGGTATGTTCAGGTGGCATGTCGACCAGCCTGCTGGTCAATAAGATGGCAAAAGAGGGACAAAAAAGGGGTATCAATGGCCTTAAAGTAGAGGCAGATTCAGTTGATAATCTTGATAAAATTATAGATAAATACGATGTGGTTCTGTTAGGGCCTCAGGTGCAGTACAAGGAAAAATGGGTAAAAGAGGTGGCGGCAAGACACGGAAGACCCTATGCAGTGATACCACCGCAGGTGTACGGCCTTGTGGATGGAGCCAAGGCTTTAGATCTGGCGCTAAACACTGCAAAGAAGGAATAG
- a CDS encoding anhydro-N-acetylmuramic acid kinase — translation MDRLIEIYNKEERLVVGLMSGTSVDGIDAALVRIKGKGTDTEVDLLEFENYPYSDEMREKIFKLFSPETGTVDKICHMNFILGELFANAALGVIKKAGLTPDKIDLIGSHGQTIYHIPSPIEDSGYMVRSTLQIGEPAVIAERTGIVTVADFRVRDVAAGGQGAPLVPYTEYIMYREEDKTIALQNIGGIANVTVLPAGCELDDIIAFDNGPGNMVIDEIVKRLTDGRMRFDENGALAGKGKVDQVLLEELLDDDYFKKTPPKTTGREYFGSQYVDKVIKRASELNVWGYDLAATVTALTAKSIALSYRDFIMNQYGLDRVIIGGGGSYNETLVNMIRGYLDGVEVLTQEDIGFNSDAKEAVAFAVLANEAINGNCNNAVKATGADHPVVMGKISM, via the coding sequence ATGGATAGACTTATTGAAATATATAATAAAGAAGAGAGGCTTGTTGTTGGTTTAATGTCAGGCACATCGGTAGACGGTATAGATGCGGCGTTGGTAAGGATTAAAGGTAAAGGCACAGATACAGAGGTTGACCTTTTGGAGTTTGAAAACTATCCATACAGCGATGAAATGAGGGAAAAGATATTTAAGCTCTTCAGCCCGGAAACGGGTACTGTGGATAAAATTTGCCATATGAATTTTATCCTTGGAGAGCTGTTTGCAAATGCTGCGCTTGGTGTTATAAAGAAAGCGGGACTAACACCAGATAAGATAGATTTGATAGGCTCCCATGGACAGACTATTTATCACATACCTTCACCTATCGAGGATAGCGGATACATGGTAAGGTCTACACTTCAGATTGGTGAACCGGCTGTCATTGCTGAGCGGACAGGTATTGTAACAGTAGCTGATTTCAGGGTAAGGGATGTGGCTGCTGGAGGTCAGGGAGCACCTCTGGTACCCTATACTGAGTATATAATGTATCGAGAAGAGGACAAGACAATAGCTCTGCAGAACATAGGGGGTATAGCAAACGTCACGGTGCTGCCTGCTGGTTGTGAACTGGATGATATCATTGCCTTCGACAATGGACCGGGTAACATGGTAATCGATGAGATTGTGAAAAGACTTACAGATGGCCGGATGAGGTTTGATGAAAACGGAGCCCTTGCGGGGAAAGGCAAGGTTGACCAGGTTCTACTCGAAGAGCTCCTTGACGATGATTATTTTAAGAAGACACCTCCCAAGACAACAGGCAGGGAGTACTTTGGCTCGCAGTATGTTGATAAGGTAATAAAGAGGGCATCAGAACTCAATGTATGGGGATATGATCTTGCAGCGACTGTTACCGCACTCACAGCAAAATCAATAGCTTTGAGCTATAGAGACTTTATAATGAATCAATATGGCTTAGACAGGGTCATAATAGGAGGGGGTGGCAGCTACAATGAAACCCTTGTAAACATGATACGAGGGTATTTGGATGGAGTGGAAGTCTTAACGCAGGAGGATATAGGCTTTAATAGCGATGCCAAAGAGGCTGTTGCCTTTGCTGTACTTGCAAATGAGGCTATAAACGGTAACTGCAACAATGCTGTCAAAGCTACTGGTGCAGACCATCCTGTTGTAATGGGGAAGATTTCTATGTAG
- a CDS encoding carbohydrate deacetylase gives MKYLITNADDFGLTVGVNRAIIEGINYGTISSTTLMVNMPLAGGAIKWVKDNNIGCVGIHLNLTCGKPVLPPHEVPSLVDGNGMFYHRRPEMMAHATREDIEKELRAQVEKFLDAGLKPTHIDGHHHIQLHEEILEIFIDICRGYKIPMRHPDDRIKDILKERQVKTTDHFTLRFYGENATMDTMKEIVGGSWDGVMEIMLHPGYNDSDLESISSYNKFRENELRVLLSEEFKDILADNNVELVSYEFLK, from the coding sequence TTGAAATATCTGATTACCAATGCTGATGATTTTGGACTTACCGTGGGTGTAAATAGGGCAATAATAGAGGGGATAAATTACGGTACAATTTCCAGCACAACCCTTATGGTAAACATGCCGCTGGCAGGGGGAGCAATAAAATGGGTTAAAGACAACAATATAGGTTGTGTGGGGATACATTTAAACCTTACCTGCGGAAAGCCAGTTTTACCGCCACATGAGGTCCCCAGTCTTGTGGATGGTAATGGCATGTTTTATCATAGAAGACCCGAAATGATGGCTCACGCAACAAGGGAAGATATAGAGAAGGAACTCCGTGCCCAGGTGGAAAAGTTTTTGGATGCGGGATTAAAACCTACCCATATAGATGGACATCACCATATCCAGCTCCATGAGGAGATATTGGAGATCTTTATTGATATATGCAGAGGCTATAAAATCCCAATGCGGCATCCCGATGATAGGATAAAGGACATACTGAAGGAGAGGCAAGTGAAGACAACGGACCATTTTACATTGAGATTTTATGGTGAAAATGCCACCATGGATACCATGAAGGAGATTGTTGGCGGTAGCTGGGATGGCGTAATGGAGATAATGCTCCATCCGGGATATAATGATAGCGACCTTGAGAGCATAAGCAGCTACAATAAATTCAGGGAAAATGAGCTTAGGGTATTGCTATCAGAGGAATTTAAGGATATACTGGCTGATAACAATGTAGAGCTGGTGTCCTATGAATTTTTGAAATAA
- a CDS encoding sigma 54-interacting transcriptional regulator, whose product MERYRDRIGFWVIIIDKDMSLNTVKGMVVSMRKDRIYQEVVNICKEQGNSGTITGIDAMTLAKRLHLERSNVSFDLNRLVEEGFLEKVNGRPVRYRVAGKGSESGNIFSGLIGYDGSLKKAVDQAKAAIAYPPLGLHTLISGPSGVGKSLLAEYMYRFAVQIRGGKDIPFVKFNCADYANNPQILLSILFGVKKGAYTGADRDRPGLVEEANGGILFLDEVHRLPPEGQEMLFSIIDYGEYRPMGESKVNKADVLFICATTESIDSSLLRTFLRRIPMVISMPPLNDRPLKERFDLISRFFNEESLRIKKPIGVTLDSIRALLLYNCTGNVGELRNDIQIACAKAFLENLGKETGYIEVHTMDLTEKVRQGFRDSGRRKNEMKALLLGYSDMVIFGANSDNVYSAERGVDDFYELIERKRAELKKRGAGDEEVEETIGRMIDEYFERYRTEQDSAQLKNLYNVVDKELIECIKDFLDYASRALDRRFGAGILYGLAIHVSSTINRLEKGLPIKNVKLNEIKVKYPHQYSVACKIRDYLGKYTTLLLPEDEIGYITKFFINDNDGDSRVSIVVAMHGNSAASSIAEVVNRLLLSDIVVGYDMALDQKPEDALYELTEIVRREDKGMGTILMVDMGSLCYFADSIAQKTGIRVRAIDMVSTPMVLEAAEKALRGYSMDEVYDSVFMFSPFIGRLRRNPVPVKHNGLILCCCTTGEGTAVVIKKYIEDNLKIPDFVNVMPIEFEPSLISKRIETLAKSFDILAIISSFEFSETEWPVITVDKIFTDKTILKLQDIIDKYSGSVNIMDTLGEVIQENVDIPYVDVFIKEFKRFVKEAETVYRADIPMNRLVGLALHMACSIEKIIKSDGNLVYKEYDRGNAEIHRREIEVIKNLMRPIEEIYNITIPDEEAWAVAKIVFSL is encoded by the coding sequence ATGGAAAGATATAGGGATAGGATTGGGTTTTGGGTTATAATTATAGATAAAGATATGTCCTTAAACACTGTGAAAGGAATGGTAGTTTCCATGAGGAAGGATAGGATCTATCAAGAAGTAGTCAATATATGCAAAGAACAGGGAAATAGTGGAACCATAACGGGAATCGATGCGATGACGCTGGCTAAAAGGCTGCACCTTGAGAGGAGCAATGTGAGCTTTGACCTTAACAGGCTTGTAGAGGAAGGATTCTTAGAAAAGGTCAATGGGAGGCCTGTTAGATATAGGGTTGCCGGTAAAGGGTCTGAATCCGGGAATATATTTTCAGGTCTAATAGGCTACGATGGGTCTTTGAAAAAAGCCGTTGATCAGGCAAAAGCTGCCATAGCATATCCTCCTCTTGGGCTGCACACCCTTATTTCGGGGCCAAGCGGTGTTGGAAAATCTTTGCTTGCTGAGTATATGTATAGGTTTGCTGTCCAGATAAGGGGCGGAAAAGATATCCCCTTTGTAAAGTTTAATTGTGCTGATTATGCAAATAATCCCCAGATCCTGCTATCAATCCTGTTTGGCGTTAAGAAGGGGGCGTATACAGGGGCTGATAGAGACAGGCCTGGCCTTGTAGAAGAGGCTAACGGCGGCATACTTTTCTTGGACGAGGTACACAGGTTACCACCAGAGGGTCAGGAAATGCTGTTTTCCATAATAGATTATGGAGAATATAGACCAATGGGTGAGAGTAAGGTAAATAAGGCGGATGTACTCTTTATATGTGCTACAACTGAGTCAATAGATTCATCGCTTTTAAGGACGTTTTTAAGGCGTATACCTATGGTTATAAGCATGCCACCTCTAAATGATAGACCGCTTAAAGAAAGATTTGATCTTATAAGCAGGTTTTTTAATGAGGAATCTTTGAGAATAAAAAAACCTATAGGTGTCACGCTGGATTCCATAAGGGCACTACTGCTCTATAACTGCACAGGCAATGTAGGAGAATTAAGAAATGATATCCAGATAGCATGTGCCAAGGCTTTTTTAGAAAACCTGGGAAAGGAGACAGGATATATTGAGGTGCATACCATGGACCTTACAGAAAAAGTGAGGCAGGGCTTTAGGGACAGTGGTAGAAGGAAAAATGAGATGAAGGCCTTATTATTGGGCTATAGTGATATGGTCATATTTGGAGCAAATTCAGATAATGTATATTCGGCTGAAAGAGGCGTTGATGACTTTTATGAACTGATTGAGAGAAAAAGAGCCGAACTTAAAAAACGTGGAGCTGGTGATGAAGAGGTAGAGGAGACTATAGGTAGGATGATTGACGAGTATTTTGAGAGGTACCGTACTGAACAGGACAGTGCACAGCTTAAAAATCTATACAACGTTGTTGACAAGGAACTGATAGAATGTATAAAAGACTTTTTGGACTATGCATCACGGGCATTGGACAGGCGATTCGGGGCCGGGATCCTTTACGGACTTGCTATTCATGTAAGTTCTACCATAAACAGACTTGAGAAGGGGCTTCCTATAAAAAACGTCAAACTAAACGAAATAAAGGTGAAATACCCCCATCAGTACAGTGTGGCATGTAAGATAAGAGATTATCTGGGGAAGTATACAACATTATTATTACCGGAAGATGAGATAGGCTATATAACGAAGTTCTTTATAAATGATAATGATGGGGATTCCAGGGTATCAATTGTGGTGGCTATGCATGGAAACTCTGCAGCATCCTCCATAGCGGAGGTGGTAAATAGGTTGCTTTTGAGTGACATAGTGGTGGGCTATGATATGGCGCTGGACCAGAAGCCAGAGGATGCCCTTTATGAACTTACTGAAATAGTAAGGAGAGAAGATAAAGGTATGGGTACGATACTTATGGTGGATATGGGTTCGCTCTGCTATTTTGCAGATTCCATAGCACAAAAGACCGGTATAAGAGTCAGAGCGATAGACATGGTATCTACCCCAATGGTGCTGGAAGCCGCTGAAAAGGCATTAAGAGGTTACAGCATGGATGAGGTCTATGATTCAGTCTTCATGTTCAGTCCATTTATAGGCAGGTTAAGGAGGAATCCAGTACCTGTAAAACATAATGGTCTTATACTCTGCTGCTGTACCACAGGAGAGGGTACGGCGGTGGTGATAAAAAAGTATATTGAAGACAATCTCAAAATACCAGACTTTGTTAATGTGATGCCAATAGAATTTGAACCGTCCCTTATATCAAAGAGGATTGAGACTCTTGCGAAAAGCTTTGATATCTTAGCAATTATATCCAGTTTCGAGTTTTCTGAAACAGAGTGGCCTGTTATTACCGTTGACAAGATTTTTACAGATAAAACGATCCTGAAGCTGCAGGACATCATTGATAAGTATTCTGGTTCGGTCAATATAATGGATACGTTAGGAGAAGTTATTCAAGAGAACGTCGATATACCATATGTGGATGTTTTTATTAAGGAGTTTAAGAGGTTTGTAAAAGAAGCAGAAACGGTATATAGAGCAGATATACCGATGAACAGGCTTGTCGGCCTGGCCCTGCACATGGCATGTTCAATTGAAAAAATCATAAAGTCAGATGGGAATTTGGTATATAAAGAGTATGACAGGGGAAATGCCGAAATACATCGGAGGGAAATAGAGGTGATAAAAAATCTGATGAGACCTATAGAAGAGATTTATAACATTACAATACCGGATGAAGAGGCTTGGGCAGTAGCCAAGATAGTGTTTTCTTTGTAG
- a CDS encoding PTS lactose/cellobiose transporter subunit IIA encodes MSDEQIIFNVIVCAGNARAKAFAALEAAKKGDFNSASSLLSEAAEEILKAHEIQNKLISREANGEGMNVTLLLAHAEDHLMAAILAKDLISEMIDLYKINSKGDD; translated from the coding sequence ATGAGTGATGAACAGATAATATTTAACGTAATAGTATGCGCTGGAAACGCAAGGGCAAAAGCCTTTGCAGCACTGGAAGCTGCCAAAAAAGGAGATTTCAATTCAGCTTCATCACTTTTAAGTGAGGCCGCTGAGGAGATACTAAAGGCACATGAGATACAGAATAAGCTCATATCCAGAGAGGCCAATGGTGAGGGGATGAACGTTACCTTATTACTTGCCCATGCTGAGGACCACCTAATGGCCGCCATATTGGCTAAGGATTTAATCAGTGAAATGATTGATCTATATAAAATAAACAGCAAAGGGGATGATTGA
- a CDS encoding aspartate carbamoyltransferase catalytic subunit, which yields MKDLLGLRDMSRGEIEEILDEGFRQYESLINRDFSNELNEKTLVTLFYEPSTRTRASFELAAKNLGARVISIETSTSSVRKGESLIDTIRTLESMGVDYIAMRHPMTGAPHLAARFSTVSMINAGDGINEHPTQALLDMLTMLKEKGRIEGLNICIVGDILHSRVARSNIFGLTKMGANVRVSGPPTMIPSGIESMGVEVCDRVEEALEDADVVMALRIQMERQSGGFIPSLSEYTRFYGITRERVGMARPDAIIMHPGPMNRGVEIEYGVASSQASVIEEQVTMGVALRMAILKLIGREIDAYPYKKRLCCR from the coding sequence ATGAAAGACCTTTTAGGTTTAAGGGACATGAGCAGGGGAGAGATAGAGGAGATACTTGATGAGGGATTTAGGCAGTATGAGAGCCTTATAAACAGGGATTTTTCGAATGAACTAAATGAAAAGACACTGGTGACGCTTTTTTATGAGCCCAGCACCAGAACGAGGGCCTCGTTTGAGCTTGCAGCCAAAAATCTTGGGGCAAGGGTGATATCTATAGAAACTTCTACAAGCAGTGTCAGGAAAGGGGAATCGCTGATAGATACAATAAGGACACTGGAGAGCATGGGGGTCGATTATATAGCCATGAGACACCCTATGACCGGGGCGCCGCATTTGGCCGCCAGATTTTCCACAGTATCAATGATTAATGCTGGAGACGGGATAAATGAGCATCCCACGCAGGCGCTTCTGGACATGCTTACCATGCTGAAGGAGAAGGGGAGGATTGAGGGGCTCAATATTTGTATTGTAGGGGATATACTGCACAGCAGGGTGGCAAGGTCTAATATATTTGGCCTTACAAAGATGGGAGCTAATGTTAGGGTATCAGGGCCGCCTACCATGATTCCCTCAGGTATAGAGTCAATGGGAGTGGAGGTATGTGATAGGGTTGAAGAGGCTTTAGAGGATGCTGATGTAGTAATGGCACTACGGATACAGATGGAGAGGCAGTCAGGAGGGTTCATACCGTCCCTTTCAGAGTATACGAGGTTTTACGGGATTACAAGGGAAAGGGTAGGTATGGCCAGGCCCGATGCAATCATAATGCACCCTGGACCAATGAACCGTGGGGTGGAGATAGAGTATGGCGTAGCCTCATCCCAAGCCTCTGTAATTGAAGAACAGGTCACTATGGGTGTTGCCCTGAGGATGGCGATACTAAAGCTTATAGGGAGGGAGATAGATGCGTATCCTTATAAAAAACGGCTATGCTGTAGATGA